TCCCGGTAACCTCGACCAGCGGGGTCGTTCCTGCCTGGGCTCATCGCTCCACCCCGGTATCGGAATCGCGGCGCCCTTCGCGAGAATTCGGAAACACCATTGCCGGCCTGCCTGCCGTTCGTTTCAGCGAACAAACCGATGGACAGACACCGGCGCCGTACGCTCCACCACCATTCGATCCGCCGCGGAAGAAGAACCCACTCGAGGTGGTACTCGATCGCATCGACGACATAGTCGACGACCGGATCGACGTCCCGCCCGAGGCCGTCCTTGCTGCGTTGATCATCACCGTAGGACTAGTGATCGTGCTGATCATCGCCCTACTCTGAAAAAACGATCAATCGATACTTCGCTTGTGAGCCCACCTGGTCAACGCGTTGCGATTGGACTGTTGCGTCTTGCGCAGCACGTTCGAAGCATGCGTCTCGACGGTCTTCACCGAGATGAACAGGTCCTCGGCGATCTCTCGGTAGGTATAGCCGCGCGCCAGCAGACGCAGAACTTCGAGTTCGCGAGGGGTGAGTGAATCGAGTTCCGGATCGAGTGGCGGTTCGGGGACACTCGACTTACCCGTGAACGAGTCGAGTACGAAGCCCGCGAGACGCGGGGAGAACACGGCGTCTCCACCGGCAACGCGTCGTACCCCATCGGCGAGTTCGGACCCCGAGATCGTCTTCGTGACATAACCCCGCGCACCTGCACGGATGACGGCGATGACGTCTTCGGCTGTGTCGGAGACCGACAACGCCAGACAGACGGGACCAGCGGTGATGCGTCCGAGAACGGCGACGCCGCCGCCATCTGGCATATGGACGTCGAGCAGCACGACATCGGGCTTCGTCGACTCGATGCCGGCGACCGCGTCGGCCACCCCGCCCGCTTCACCGACGACCTCGATGTCACTTTCCCGACCCAGCTCGGTGCGAACTCCGGAACGAAACACTGCATGATCGTCGACGAGAAAGACACGAAAGGTGTCGGTCACCTGGGCTGCTCCTGCGGTGTCGGTTGGCGTATCGGCTCGGTCCGGCCGTTCTTCGAAGAGGTTGTCGAGAGGTGCTCGCGGGGCATGAGAATGCGAACTTCGGTTCCCTTCCCCACACTCGAGCGTATCGAGACTTCACCGCCGCGTCGCTCGATTCTTCCCCGAATCGACTTGGCGAGTCCCTGACGGTCCATCGTTACGAGGTTCTCGTCGAATCCGCTGCCGCGATCACGAACGAACACGGTAACCCGCTCGGGCTCGGTCTCGGCGAACAAGTCGATGTTGACTTCGCCCGAGTGCTTCGCAGCATTGACCAGGGCCTCGCGAGTCGCGCCGAGCAGCGCGGTGAAATGCTCTCGGGGCAAACCTGAATCGGAATCTTCGAGCTCCAGCTGCACATCGCCGACGGTGATGGGACGCACCGTGACGCCGTACTGGTCCTCGACCTCACCCGAGATCGTCTTCAAAGCCTCCGCGAGGCTCGTGTGGTCGACGTCGCGATCTTCGAACAACCACTTGCGCAGTTCGCGCTCCTGCCCGCGTGCCAACCGCATTACTTCCTGCGGATGATCGGACTGCTTCTGTATCAGCGCCAGCGTCTGCAACACCGAGTCGTGCAGGTGAGAGGCAATTTCTTCGCGTTCGTCGTTGCGGATACGAGCAGACCTTTCGGCGTTGAGCGCACGCCACATCCGCAGCCAGACCGGAACTGTCAGCAGCGCGGCACCGACCAGAGTGACGATCACTGCCAGCAACGACGAGCGCACCGAGGCCAAGTCGACACGAGCCAAGACGACGACACCGAGTCCGAGGACGATCAGCGTCGCGCCGCCGACCACACGTGCCCAACTGAGCACCGTCGGATTTTTCGGCATCCCGAGAATCGAACGCGGTCCCTCGGAATCGAATTCACGCCAGACCAGCGCCGCGCCGACGACGACGACCACTATCGGGGCGAGGACCGCCGCAGCAGTTCCGTCGAGCAGCCACGCCAACCCGGCAGCCAACCCGAGCCCGATGGCGGCGAGTCCGAAGGCCCTCTGTCGTTCGTTGCTGCTCGGACGATCCACGTCCGTTCCGACCGGGCTGAAAATCCACAGGAGGCCGTACGCGAGGATTCCCGCCCCCGCCATGATCGCCAGCAATGCAAATGCAACGCGGACTTTGAACACGTCCACCCCGAGATGGTCTGCAACACCACCTGCGACTCCGCCCACTATGCGTCCACCGCCACGCCGATGAAACTTGGCGGGTTCGTAGCTTCCGACGGAAGCGGGCGGGTCGACAGGGTGCACGATTCGATCCTGACACGAATCGACCATCCCGCGCATCAGGGTCTCCCCTGATCTCTAGGCAGTAGCGGCGCTCCATTCCGGTGCCCGCTCGGTCGTTGCCTCCGCCAGCGCTGCCTTCACGCCGTCTGCATCGAAGTCCTTTCCATACACGGGAGTACCTGGATGCTGACGCCACGAATCCGCTAGCGTGCCGCCGTCGACGGGTTCGAAGCCCAACTGCTCGACGACGTCGAACACCACGTCCTTGCCGGGTCCGTCTGCACCGGCGATGGGGAGCGCGATCCGACCTGCTGCACTCTTCGGCTGCCCCTTCTCCAGGAGGTGCTTCCAGTAGATTCCGTTGAACACCTTGACGACATCGGCACCGCGCGAGCCGAGATGCTCTGCTACCCAGACGCTTTCCGGCTTGCCGTTCTCGATGTCGGCGATAAGGCCGTCACGTTGCTGAGGGTAGTAGTTGTTGGTCTCGATGATCGGGGCACCGTCTTTGGCGGTGTCGACGATGCCTGCGGCCAGGTCGGGAACGTTTTTCTGCGGGATGCTCACGATCACCAGATCGGCATCGAGAGCCGCTTCGGAACTCCACACTGCGTGTGCGCCGGTCTCGGCTGCCAAATCGGACAGGGTCTCAGGAGATCTCGAGTTCGATACTCGAACCTCGTGCCCGAGCGCGCTGAGCCGCCGTGTCAATGTGCCACCGATGAATCCTGCGCCGATGATTCCGATCTTCACTTCGATAACTCCTTCGTTTTGCGAATAACTTTCTGTCAAGCACAACCTCCATCGAAGACCGATTCATTCCTACCCCCGGCGTGAATATCAGGGCTATCCCTGATGTGCTCGACGCAGCAACCCGCCACGATGGTCGACATGAGCAACACAACCGTCTCCGAGCAGCTCCAACAGATGTGGCGCACCCGCCCCTACCGGTTGCCGCAGCGGGGCCATATCGCGGGCGTCGCAGCCGGCATCGGATACCGCTACGGCGTCGACCCTGTTCTCATTCGCGTCGCACTCGTGGTCGGGACGATCTTCGGCGGCGCCGGAATCGTTCTGTACCTCGCCGCCTGGTTGCTCTTGAGCAAGCCGGGTGATTCCGCCTCTGCGGCACAGTCACTGGTCGGCAAGGGCACCAGCACGAAAACCATCGTTCTGGTAGTTGCACTGATCATCGCCGTCACGACGATCGGTCCCACCGGATTCGGTCTCGACGGTTCAGGTCTGGTCAGTACGCTCGCGCTCCTCGGCGGCCTGTGGCTATTGCACCAGCGTCGTCCGGAGCCGCCGGAGTTTCTCCCGGACGGATCCACCACATATCCACTAGGTGGAGCCTCGGCCTACCCACAGTCGACTTTTCCGATCTCCTTCGACACGCCGTACAACGCCTCTTCCCAGCCCAACTCCTGGGGAGCAGCGCAGTATCGTCCTCCGCAGTACGATGCCGGTCGAGGCGGGTACACCCCGTACACGACGCTCCCCAAGAGTTACGTCCCCACTCCACCACCGGCGACGGGTGTTGATCTCACCAAATCCACTCCCCCGCAAAATCTTTCCGAGCCACCGATACCTCCCTCATGGGATCCACTCGGAGTCGCTCCGTTCGCCTGGGACCTCCCCGAACCCGCAGCAGCAACTGCGCCCGAGATCATCGAAAAGAAAAAGCACTCACGGTGGACATCGAGCTTCATCGGACTCGCATTGCTGGCTGCGGCACTTACCGGAGCCATTGCCGCAAGCAGTGAATCGATGTGGCTCACCCCGGCACGGATCGCCGCAGTCGCCCTCGCAGTGGTCGCGACCGGCTTGATTCTCGGCGCATTTCTCCGCAAGGGTTACGGACTGCTGATCGTCACCGGACCGTTGGTGGCATTCGTGGTGTTCGCGTCGATAATCGGACCCATCTCCTTCGACACCCAGTACGCGGGCCAACAACAATATCGACCGACGACGATGGCAGATCTGCAATCCGAATACACCGTGCAGGGTGGCGATCTCCAACTCGATCTGCGCGGACTGGACCTCACCGAGGACCGAACGATCTCTGTCGACGTCACGGCAGGAAACGCCACGATTTCCGTCCCCGATGGAATGAACATCCGAACCGACTGCACGTCCGTTGCGGCCAGCACTAAGTGCGGGCCCACTGGTGTGCAGCAAGGCAATTCGCCCGACAACACGTCGATCCTGACCATAGAAGGATCAGCGCGGGCCGGCAATCTGGAGGTACTCCGTGGCTGAATCCTGGCAGTACGGCGACAGCGACGACGACACCACTCTGGAGAATCGCGCTCGAACACGGCCGTCCGCTCTGCTTTTCCTCGTCGGACTTGCCGCAGCGATGGTCAGCGTCTGCGCATTGATCGGCCCGAGCGCGCTCGTCACGCTCGGCACCGTGCAGTTCCGCTGGGTATTCGTGGTGGCGGCGATCGTGGTGGGGACGGTGCTACTACTTGCCCCTGGACGAAAAGGTAAGCAGTAGCACCATTCTCACTCCCACTCGATGGTGCCCGGCGGCTTGCTCGTCACATCGAGAACGACTCGGTTGACCTCCGGTACCTCGTTGGTCACCCGGGTCGAAATCGTTTCCAGGACCTCGTACGGCAACCGCGTCCAGTCTGCAGTCATTGCGTCTTCGCTGGACACCGGTCGAAGAACGATCGGATGGCCGTAAGTACGACCATCCCCCTGAACGCCGACGCTGCGCACATCCGCGAGCAGCACGACCGGGCACTGCCATATCTGGCTGTCGAGATCTGCCATCGTCAATTCCTCGCGCACGATGGAATCGGCATGACGGAGGGTGGCGAGGCGGTCACGGGTAATTTCACCGACGATGCGGATGGCAAGTCCCGGCCCGGGGAACGGCTGGCGTGCGACGAGATCCTCCGGCAGACCCAGCTCACGCCCCACGGCCCTGACCTCGTCCTTGAACAGCGCGCGTAGCGGTTCGACGAGGGTGAACTGGAGATCGTCGGGTAGACCGCCGACATTGTGATGGCTCTTGATATTCGCGGTTCCGGAACCGCCACCGGACTCGACGACGTCGGGGTACAACGTTCCCTGCACGAGGAAGTCGACACCGCTCCCCTGCTCGGCGTTCTCGCCGAGGACCTCGGACACTGCGCCTTCGAAGCTGCGAATGAACTCGCGTCCGATGATCTTGCGCTTTTCCTCCGGGTCGGACACTCCTTCGAGCGCACCCAGGAACGTATCCACAGCATCGACTGTGACGAGTTTGGCGCCGGTGGCAGCAACGAAATCCTGCTGAACCTGTTCACGCTCACCTTCGCGCAGCAGACCGTGATCGACGAACACACAGGTCAGCCGATCGCCGATTGCGCGCTGTACCAGTGCTGCTGCCACTGCGGAGTCGACGCCCCCTGACAATCCACAGATAGCGCGACCACTGTCACCGACCTGCTCTCGTACTCGTTCGACGAGCGCGTCGGCGATATTGGCCGCCGTCCAATCGGGCTTGATCCCTGCTGTCTCGTAGAGGAATCGACGAAGGACCTGCTGACCATGCGGCGAGTGCATCACCTCTGGGTGATACTGCACCCCGGCAAGACGCCTCTCCGTGTTCTCGAATGCAGCGACGGGCGCACCGGCACTGGTTGCGGTGACGATGAATCCGTCGGGCGCCTCGGTGACTGCGTCACCGTGGCTCATCCAGACCGGCTGCATCGCAGGCAGCCCGTCGTGGAGGACTCCGCCGTCGACGGAAAGTTGAGTGCGCCCGTACTCCCTGGTCCCAGTGTGCGAAACCGTGCCACCGAGTGCTTGGGCCATGGCCTGGAATCCGTAGCAGATACCGAAGACGGGCACATCCAGATCGAAGACCTTGGCGTCGAGCGACGGTGCATCTTCTGCGTACACGCTGGACGGGCCGCCGGACAGCACCAGGGCAATCGGATTCTTGGCGGCGATCTCTTCGACGCTTGCAGTATGTGAGATCACTTCCGAGTACACGTGTGCCTCACGGACTCGACGCGCGATGAGCTGCGCGTATTGAGCACCGAAGTCGACGACGAGTACGGGGCGGGGCTGGGCGGGATCAGGCTGCGGCGTGGCGGTCACCTGATCAGCTTAGTGGGCAGGCCCGGGAGCGCGACGCAGCACTCGACCGGGACGACGCGGCGAAGGATCACGCATCTTCCGATATGGCAGTCTTCGATGATCGAATCTCCACGATCGGCAGACGCAACGCCGCCGGCGCCGATACGGGGACAACCGGGCTGACAGGCGCGATGGGATCGAGACGTCGGTACGGCTCACCCTGACGTGGACGTAGATCCTGCTCGCCCTTGTTCGGCCACAACGCGGCGGACCGCTCCGCTTGCGCGGTGATGGTCAGTGACGGGTTGACTCCGAGGTTGGCCGAGACGGCCGAGCCGTCGACGACGCTCATCGTCGGGTAGCCGTACACACGCTGGTACGGGTCGATTACTCCATGCTCGGCATCCGAGGCGATCGCACAGCCGCCGAGGAAGTGGGCGGTGAGTGGGATGTTGAACAGCTCACCCCACGTTCCGCCTGCAACGCCGCCGATCTTCTTCGCTACCCGGCGCGTCGCATCGTTGCCCTCGGGGATCCACGTCGGATTCGGCTCGCCGTGGCCCTGTCTGCTCGAGACCTTGCGTCCGAACAGACCGCGCTTGGTGAACGTGGTGATCGAGTTGTCGAGGTTCTGCATCACCAACGCGATGATGGTGCGCTCGCTCCAGTTCTTGACGCTGACGATTCGCACGAAGTCGAGGGGATGTGCGATCGCGGTGAAGAGGAATTTCAGCCACCGCGGGATACGTCCTCCCCCGTCGGTCATCAGGGTCTGCAGCAAACCCATCGCGTTCGAGCCCTTGCCGTAACGCACGGGCTCGATGTGCGTGTTCGGCGACGGGTGGAACGACGACGTGATGGCCACGCCGCGCGTCAGATCCATTGCCGGATCGACCTTCAACTTGGCTGCGCCGACGATGGATTCGGAGTTGGTACGAGTTAGCTCACCGAGAGTGCTCGACAGCAACGGCAAAGCGCCGTCGTCCTTCATTCGATGCAGCAGATTCTGTGTACCCCAGGTCCCGGCGGCCATTACGACGTGGGCGGCGGTGTACGTCTTGGCATCCTTGCGTACCCACGCTCCGGTCCGCTCGGTGGCGACGTCCCATGTGCCGTCCGGAAGCGAGCGAAGACCGCTCACGGTTGTCATGGGGATGATGTCGACTCCGGCGCGCTCCGCGAGCGCGAGGTAGTTCTTCAGAAGTGTGTTCTTTGCCCCGTGCCTGCACCCGGTCATGCACTCGCCGCACTCGATGCAGCCGGTGCGCTCGGGCCCCACACCGCCGAAGTAGGGATCGGCGACCTTCTTGCCCGCCTCGCCTCCGAAGAACACACCGACCGGAGTCTGAATGAAGGTCTCGCCTACGCCCATGTCCTCGGCGACGGACTTCATGACCTCGTCCGCAGGAGTCATGTGGGGGTTGCGGACGACCCCGAGCATGCGAGTGGCCTGGTCGTAGAACGGGGTGAGCTCACTGTTCCAGTCGGTGATGTGGGCCCACTGCTTGTCGTTGAAGAACGACTCCGGCGGCTGGTAGAGCGTGTTGGCGTAGTTGAGCGAACCGCCCCCGACACCCGCGCCCGCGAGGATCAGGCAGTCACGCAGCAAGTGCACACGCTGAATGCCGTAGCACCCGAGCTTGGGCGCCCACAGAAAACGCTTGAGGTCCCAGCTGGTCTTGGCGAAATCCTTGTCCTCGTACCGGCGACCGGCTTCGAGAATGCCTACGCTGTAGCCCTTCTCCACGAGCCGCAACGCGGTGACGCTGCCACCGAAACCGGATCCGACGATCACAACGTCGTAATCGGTCTTTCGCATCTTTCGACCTCCACCTCGTACGTACCGCAACCAGCCTCGTTTGCCGACCCGCCACACCTATCAGGTGATCGAGACCACACGGTAGGTGACAGAAAGCGCGACCTGACCACAGGGCTGTGACAGTTGACACTAGCTACCTTAGCTGTAACTGCAGTTAGCACCATCTTCGGGGCGGTCCCGAGAATGCACAAAAGGCGCGCACCCCAACGATCGGGGTGCGCGCCTTCCGGAAGAGACGGAGCTCAGCCTCTGACGTTCAGGCCCACCTTCTGAAACTCCTTCAAATCGGAATAGCCCGACTTTGCCATCGAACGACGCAGTCCACCAACAAGATTGATCGAACCGTACGGCTCACTCGAGGGCCCGTGAAGCACCTGATCGAGGCTCGGGCGCTCCCCTGCTGCAACCGGCAACAGTGCACCGCGAGGCATGGACGGATGCGCAGCCGCCGACGGCCAGTACCAACCCCTACCGGGAGCCTCCGCTGCGGCAGCGAGTGGAGCCCCCAGCACCGCGGCGTCCGCTCCACACGCGATAGCCTTCGCCAACCCACCCGAAGTGGTGATGCCACCGTCGGCGATCACGTGGACATAGCGTCCGCCGGTTTCGTCGAGATACTCCCGCCGTGCAGCAGCGGCGTCTGCGATCGCAGTCGCCATCGGCACTCCGATGCCCAGGACCTCACCCGTCGTCGTGCCACCCTCCACAGAGCCGTACCCGACGATCACGCCGGCCGCACCGGTCCGCATCAGATGCAGCGCAGTGCGATGATCACTGACGCCACCCGCGATCACGGGAACGTCGAGATCTGCGATGAACGTCTTGAGGTTCAATGGTTCGTCGTCACTGCGCGCGACATGCTCGGCCGAGATGATCGTGCCCTGAATCACCAGAAGATCGATGCCGGCCGCAATCAGCGCAGGAGTCAAGCTTCTCGCGCGCTGGGGACTCACCCGAACTGCCACCGTCACCCCCGAGGCACGAACCTGCGCGATGGCGGCTGCGAGTAGTTCCGGCTGCAACGGAGCCGCATGCAGCTTCTGCAGAAACGCTACCGGCGCATCGGCGTCGAAATCGCTTCCGGCGATAGAAACCAGCTCGTCGATCTTCGCTTGGACATCGGAATGCCGCGCCCACAAACCTTCGCCGTTGATGACACCGAGCCCACCCTGTTTACCGAGTTCGATAGCGAATTCAGGTGACACCAAAGCGTCGGTGGGGTGAGCCAACACCGGAATGTCGAAGCGGTATGCGTCGAGCTGCCAGGCCGTCGAGACCTCCTTCGACGACCGTGTACGCCGGGACGGCACGATGTCGACGTCCTCGAGCTGGTAGGTACGCCGGGCTTCTCTGCCCATGCCGATTTCAACGAGGTCGCGCACGGGTGCGCCCCTTTCTCAAGAGTTACAGGATGAATGCTTCAGCACGCCGGATCGGCGCGGCACATCACCGAGTGGTGTAGTTGGGAGCTTCCGCAGTCATCGTGATGTCGTGCGGGTGGCTTTCCTTCAGGCCCGCAGCAGTGATCTGTACGAACTGCGCGTTCTGCAATTCCTCGATGGAGTTGGACCCGGTGTAACCCATCGCTGCACGTAAACCACCGGTGAGCTGATGAATTACCTGCGACAACGGCCCTCGGAACGGCACGCGTCCCTCGATGCCCTCCGGAACCAACTTGTCCTCGGCCAGCACATCGTCCTGGAAGTAACGATCCTTGGAGAACGACTTGGCTGCACCACGGCCCTGCATTGCCCCGAGCGAACCCATCCCACGGTAGCTCTTGAACTGCTTGCCGTTGACCAGAATCAGCTCACCGGGCGACTCGGCGGTGCCTGCCAGAAGCGATCCGAGCATCGCGGTCGACGCGCCTGCCGCAAGGGCCTTGGCGATGTCACCGGAAAACTGAAGCCCGCCATCGGCGATAACAGGAACGCCGTGTGGTTTACAGACTGCGACGGCCTCGAGGATCGCCGTGATCTGAGGTGCGCCCACGCCCGCAACGACGCGAGTGGTGCAGATCGACCCGGGTCCGACCCCGACCTTCACCGCATCCGCACCAGCTTCGACCAACGCCAGTGCGCCCGCGCGAGTGGCAACGTTGCCGCCGACGATCTGAACGCGCTCGCCGATCTCGGCTTTGAGCTTGCTGACCATCTCGAGGACCTGGGAGTTGTGCCCGTGTGCGGTGTCGACTATGAGTACGTCCACACCCGCATCGGAGAGAGCCATCGAGCGCGCCCATGCATCCTGACCGACGCCCACCGCTGCACCGACGAGCAATC
This region of Rhodococcus sp. PAMC28707 genomic DNA includes:
- a CDS encoding response regulator transcription factor, with translation MTDTFRVFLVDDHAVFRSGVRTELGRESDIEVVGEAGGVADAVAGIESTKPDVVLLDVHMPDGGGVAVLGRITAGPVCLALSVSDTAEDVIAVIRAGARGYVTKTISGSELADGVRRVAGGDAVFSPRLAGFVLDSFTGKSSVPEPPLDPELDSLTPRELEVLRLLARGYTYREIAEDLFISVKTVETHASNVLRKTQQSNRNALTRWAHKRSID
- a CDS encoding ATP-binding protein, which produces MHPVDPPASVGSYEPAKFHRRGGGRIVGGVAGGVADHLGVDVFKVRVAFALLAIMAGAGILAYGLLWIFSPVGTDVDRPSSNERQRAFGLAAIGLGLAAGLAWLLDGTAAAVLAPIVVVVVGAALVWREFDSEGPRSILGMPKNPTVLSWARVVGGATLIVLGLGVVVLARVDLASVRSSLLAVIVTLVGAALLTVPVWLRMWRALNAERSARIRNDEREEIASHLHDSVLQTLALIQKQSDHPQEVMRLARGQERELRKWLFEDRDVDHTSLAEALKTISGEVEDQYGVTVRPITVGDVQLELEDSDSGLPREHFTALLGATREALVNAAKHSGEVNIDLFAETEPERVTVFVRDRGSGFDENLVTMDRQGLAKSIRGRIERRGGEVSIRSSVGKGTEVRILMPREHLSTTSSKNGRTEPIRQPTPQEQPR
- a CDS encoding NAD(P)-binding domain-containing protein, with amino-acid sequence MKIGIIGAGFIGGTLTRRLSALGHEVRVSNSRSPETLSDLAAETGAHAVWSSEAALDADLVIVSIPQKNVPDLAAGIVDTAKDGAPIIETNNYYPQQRDGLIADIENGKPESVWVAEHLGSRGADVVKVFNGIYWKHLLEKGQPKSAAGRIALPIAGADGPGKDVVFDVVEQLGFEPVDGGTLADSWRQHPGTPVYGKDFDADGVKAALAEATTERAPEWSAATA
- a CDS encoding PspC domain-containing protein — its product is MSNTTVSEQLQQMWRTRPYRLPQRGHIAGVAAGIGYRYGVDPVLIRVALVVGTIFGGAGIVLYLAAWLLLSKPGDSASAAQSLVGKGTSTKTIVLVVALIIAVTTIGPTGFGLDGSGLVSTLALLGGLWLLHQRRPEPPEFLPDGSTTYPLGGASAYPQSTFPISFDTPYNASSQPNSWGAAQYRPPQYDAGRGGYTPYTTLPKSYVPTPPPATGVDLTKSTPPQNLSEPPIPPSWDPLGVAPFAWDLPEPAAATAPEIIEKKKHSRWTSSFIGLALLAAALTGAIAASSESMWLTPARIAAVALAVVATGLILGAFLRKGYGLLIVTGPLVAFVVFASIIGPISFDTQYAGQQQYRPTTMADLQSEYTVQGGDLQLDLRGLDLTEDRTISVDVTAGNATISVPDGMNIRTDCTSVAASTKCGPTGVQQGNSPDNTSILTIEGSARAGNLEVLRG
- the guaA gene encoding glutamine-hydrolyzing GMP synthase; its protein translation is MTATPQPDPAQPRPVLVVDFGAQYAQLIARRVREAHVYSEVISHTASVEEIAAKNPIALVLSGGPSSVYAEDAPSLDAKVFDLDVPVFGICYGFQAMAQALGGTVSHTGTREYGRTQLSVDGGVLHDGLPAMQPVWMSHGDAVTEAPDGFIVTATSAGAPVAAFENTERRLAGVQYHPEVMHSPHGQQVLRRFLYETAGIKPDWTAANIADALVERVREQVGDSGRAICGLSGGVDSAVAAALVQRAIGDRLTCVFVDHGLLREGEREQVQQDFVAATGAKLVTVDAVDTFLGALEGVSDPEEKRKIIGREFIRSFEGAVSEVLGENAEQGSGVDFLVQGTLYPDVVESGGGSGTANIKSHHNVGGLPDDLQFTLVEPLRALFKDEVRAVGRELGLPEDLVARQPFPGPGLAIRIVGEITRDRLATLRHADSIVREELTMADLDSQIWQCPVVLLADVRSVGVQGDGRTYGHPIVLRPVSSEDAMTADWTRLPYEVLETISTRVTNEVPEVNRVVLDVTSKPPGTIEWE
- a CDS encoding GMC family oxidoreductase; this translates as MRKTDYDVVIVGSGFGGSVTALRLVEKGYSVGILEAGRRYEDKDFAKTSWDLKRFLWAPKLGCYGIQRVHLLRDCLILAGAGVGGGSLNYANTLYQPPESFFNDKQWAHITDWNSELTPFYDQATRMLGVVRNPHMTPADEVMKSVAEDMGVGETFIQTPVGVFFGGEAGKKVADPYFGGVGPERTGCIECGECMTGCRHGAKNTLLKNYLALAERAGVDIIPMTTVSGLRSLPDGTWDVATERTGAWVRKDAKTYTAAHVVMAAGTWGTQNLLHRMKDDGALPLLSSTLGELTRTNSESIVGAAKLKVDPAMDLTRGVAITSSFHPSPNTHIEPVRYGKGSNAMGLLQTLMTDGGGRIPRWLKFLFTAIAHPLDFVRIVSVKNWSERTIIALVMQNLDNSITTFTKRGLFGRKVSSRQGHGEPNPTWIPEGNDATRRVAKKIGGVAGGTWGELFNIPLTAHFLGGCAIASDAEHGVIDPYQRVYGYPTMSVVDGSAVSANLGVNPSLTITAQAERSAALWPNKGEQDLRPRQGEPYRRLDPIAPVSPVVPVSAPAALRLPIVEIRSSKTAISEDA
- a CDS encoding GuaB3 family IMP dehydrogenase-related protein; translated protein: MRDLVEIGMGREARRTYQLEDVDIVPSRRTRSSKEVSTAWQLDAYRFDIPVLAHPTDALVSPEFAIELGKQGGLGVINGEGLWARHSDVQAKIDELVSIAGSDFDADAPVAFLQKLHAAPLQPELLAAAIAQVRASGVTVAVRVSPQRARSLTPALIAAGIDLLVIQGTIISAEHVARSDDEPLNLKTFIADLDVPVIAGGVSDHRTALHLMRTGAAGVIVGYGSVEGGTTTGEVLGIGVPMATAIADAAAARREYLDETGGRYVHVIADGGITTSGGLAKAIACGADAAVLGAPLAAAAEAPGRGWYWPSAAAHPSMPRGALLPVAAGERPSLDQVLHGPSSEPYGSINLVGGLRRSMAKSGYSDLKEFQKVGLNVRG
- the guaB gene encoding IMP dehydrogenase, which codes for MSSPGAHVRTGGDDPNKVAMLGLTFDDVLLLPAASDLIPSAVDTSSQITRDIRLRVPLVSSAMDTVTEARMAIAMARAGGMGVLHRNLSLLDQAAQVETVKRSEAGMVTDPVTCKPTDTLAEVDAMCARFRISGLPVTDETGALVGIITNRDMRFEVDQNRRVDEVMTKAPLITAREGVTADAALGLLRRHKIEKLPIVDGQGALTGLITVKDFVKTEQHPFATKDRDGRLLVGAAVGVGQDAWARSMALSDAGVDVLIVDTAHGHNSQVLEMVSKLKAEIGERVQIVGGNVATRAGALALVEAGADAVKVGVGPGSICTTRVVAGVGAPQITAILEAVAVCKPHGVPVIADGGLQFSGDIAKALAAGASTAMLGSLLAGTAESPGELILVNGKQFKSYRGMGSLGAMQGRGAAKSFSKDRYFQDDVLAEDKLVPEGIEGRVPFRGPLSQVIHQLTGGLRAAMGYTGSNSIEELQNAQFVQITAAGLKESHPHDITMTAEAPNYTTR